The Marinitoga litoralis genomic sequence GAAAATGGAAGAGTATGAAAAGATAAAAAGTTATGCTGTTAATTTAAAGGTAGATTTTGAAAATTACAAAGATATAGTACAAAAAGAAAAATTAAGAATAAAAAAGGAAGCACAAGAGAGTATTATTAAACAAATACTTCCAATATATAAGAACTTTAGTATAGTAATGAATAACCAAGAAAATTTAGATGTTTTTGCACAAGGCGTAGAAATGGTGTACAAATCATTTGTAAAAATGATAGAAAATATTGGAATAGAGTTTATTATGCCAAATAAAAATGATAAATTTGATCCGTTTGAACATGATGCGATAGAAAGAGTTGAAACAGATGAGGTTAAAGAGTATCATGTATATAGTTTAGAATCACCAGGTATTAAATTTGAAGGAAAAATATTAGAACCCGCTAAGGTAAAAGTAGCAATTAAACCGGTAAAAAAAGAGGAAAACAACGAACCAACAAACGAAGAAAGGAGTGAGTGATATTGAATCAAAAAAAAGATTATTATGAAATATTAGGCGTTTCTAGAAATGCATCGCCAGAAGAAATAAAAAAAGCATATAGACAACTAGTAAAAAAATGGCATCCAGATAGACATCAAGAAAATAAAAAAGAGGCAGAAGAAAAATTTAAAGAAATTCAAGAGGCATATGAAGTATTGAGTGATCCACAAAAGAAATCATTATATGATAGATTTGGGTTTGTTCCAGAAAATGGGAATCCGCCACCAAATCAAGGTGGAAGAGGGGGATTTGAAGATTTATTTGAAGATTTATTTGGTAATTTTGGAAACTTTGGAGATTCTTCAAGTCCATTTTCTGATATTTTTGATATGTTTATGGGTGGTGCATCTTCAAAAAGAAGACAAAGATCTTCTAAGCCACCAATAAAAGGAGAAGATAAATTCTTTTCAATTACAGTGGATTTAAAAGATGTATTAAACGATATAAAAAAATATGTTGAATACGATAGATATGCAGAATGTAAAGCATGTAAGGGTACAGGAGCAAAAAATGGAGATAGTTTTACAACATGTCCTAGATGTAATGGAACAGGTACAATAAAAGAAGAAGAAAGAACATTTTTTGGTGTATTTGTTAGAAATTATCAATGCCCTACATGTAATGGTGAAGGAAAGATAATAAAAGAAAGATGTGATGTTTGTCATGGAAGCGGTAAAGTAATAGTTAGAGAAAAAGTAGAAATTAATATTCCTGCAGGTGTTGAAGATGGATATGCATTTAGAATTCCCGGAAAAGGAAATGATGGAAAAAACGGAGGTCCTGCAGGCGATTTAATTATTAAAGTAAACGTTAGAAATCATCCTAGATTTGTGAGAAAAGGGAATAATTTAGAAACTTTTGTAGATATCGATTATGTTCAAGCATTATTGGGAGATACAATAGAATTAGAATTATTAAATGGGAAAACAACATTAAAAATTCCAGAAGGTACAAATCCTGGAACAGTGTTAGTATTAAAAGGACATGGGGTACCTGATTTTAGAACTGGTAAATATGGGGATTTATATGTTAAAATAAATGTAGTAATAAAAAAACCCGGGTTAAGAGAGAAGAAACTATTAAAGGAAATCGCTAAAATAAAAAAATTGGGGGAATAGAACTTGGGTAAAAATATAAAAAAAGAATCATTTAATTATATTATAATAACTATAGGAACCGTATTAACTGCATTAGGAATTGTGTTATTTCTTGATCCATTTTCTATTGTAGCAGGAGGAATAAGTGGATTAGCCATTGTTTTGAAAAATTTATTTGGTTGGTGGCTAGGGCTTCAAATGCTTATATATAACGTATTTTTGTTTGCATTAGGTTTCTGGTTATTGGGAATAGGATTTGGATTTAAGAGTTTATATGCTGCAACATTATTATCTGTATTAATTGATTATTTTGAACAAGGGCTACATTTAGATAAAATGATGAAAGAATTATTATTGAATTCAAGTTATAATATGGACCCATTATTAATGGGAGCAATATATGGTGGAGCTTTAACTGGAATAGGATTAGGTTTAGTAATTTGGAGAAATGCATCTACCGGTGGGACGGATATAATAGCTTTAATAATAAATAAATATTTTCATATATCTTCTGGTAAAGGTTTGTTATTAGTAGATTCTTTAGTTACAGCATCGGCTTTTTTAATAAATCCAATTGTTCCAATGTATGGTGTAATAACTATATTTGTTACATCTAAAATGATAGATACAGTTGTAGAAGGTTTTGAATCAACAAGAACGGTGTTTGTAATAAGTGAAAAATGTGATAAAATTAAAGAGAAAATACTAAAGGATTTGGATAGAGGAGTAACTATTATCGAAGGTAAAGGTGGATATACATTAAAAGAAAGAAATGTTTTAATGGTTGTATTAACAAGACGTGAATTGGGTGAATTAAGAAGAATTATTCGAGATGTAGACGAAACTGCTTTTGTTAATATATTGCCGAATACAGAAACTTTAGGGTATGGATTTAAAAGGCTAAGATAAGGAGGATTTATTGTGGAAGACCCCAGTAGTTATCAGCAGATTATTATAATGATAGTAGAAATTATAGGGTTGTTATTTCTATCGGCATTTTTTTCAGCATCTGAAACTGCTTTAACTTCAATGAGCAGATTAAAAGTAAAAGATTTAATTGAGAATGAAGATGATGAAAATGTAAGAGAAAAACTACATCACTTTTTGCAACATCCGAACCAATTATTGACGACTATATTAGTAATGAATAATTTGGTAAATATTTTAGTTTCCTCATTAACTACAGCATTTATTATCGAGTTGGTACCTGGAAATACTGGTAAAGTGGTCGGGATAGTAACTGGGATATTAACATTAGCTATTTTGATTTTTGGTGAAATAACGCCAAAAGTATACGCTAGAGAAAATACAGAAAAATTCTTTAATATAGTATTTCCGGTTATTTCATTTTTAACTTATATATTAAAGCCTATAATTTGGTTATTAGTTAAAATATCAAACTTTTTTATTAAACTATTTGGTGGAGAAAAAATTAGCGAAGCACCGTTTATTACAGAAGATGAAATAATAAATTATTTAGATATAGGTCATGAAGAGGGCGTTATTGAAAAAGATGAAAAGTTTATAATGAAAAGAGGACTTGAATTAAAAGAAATTTCTGTAAAAGAAATTATGACCCCAAGGGTAGATATTGTAGCTATTTCTGAAGATGAAACCTTAGATGATTTTGTTAAATTAATTAATGAAGAAGGATATTCAAGAATTCCGATATATAAGGAATCAATAGATAATATTATTGGTGTATGTTATGCTAAGGATTTATTTAAAATAATAGAAAAAGAAGGAATGAAAGAAGATATATTACAATTAAATATTAAAAATTTAATGCATAAGGTAGAGTATATTCCTTTAACTATGAAAGTTAGAGATGTTATGAAGTTGTTTTTAGAAAAACACACTCATATGGCTATAGTTGTCGATGAATATGGAGGTACAGCAGGATTAGTAACATTAGAGGATATATTAGAAGAATTAACTGGTGAAATATTAGATGAATATGATATTGTATCTGAAGAAATAAATATTGTTAAATTGGGTAAAAATGTTTATTTAGTCAATGGTACAACCCCAATTAATGATATAGAAAGAGAACTTGATTTAGAATTACCAGAAACAGATTTTGAAACTATTGGAGGATTATTATTAGAAGAGTTTGAAAGATTTCCAAAAGCAGGAGAAAAAATTACTCTTGAAGGAGTAATATTTGAAATAGTTTCTGTATCGAAAAATAAAATAGATAAGGTGAAAATTACTGTTAAGGAGGATTTTAATGAAAACAAATCCGGAGAAAATTGAATTATTATATGAAAAAGCAAAAGAAGCAATGAATAAATCCTATTCGCCATATTCAAAGTTTAAAGTTGGAGCTGCTTTAATAACTAAAAGCGGTAAAATTTATACAGGAACCAATATAGAGAACGCATCATATGGTTTATCGATGTGTGCAGAAAGAACAGCTATATTTAAAGCAGTATCAGAAGGAGAAAAAGACTTTGAAACATTAGTTGTTATAGCTGATACAGATGGACCAGTTAGTCCGTGTGGTGCATGTAGACAAGTTATTGCAGAGTTTGGAGTAGATGAAATTGTTTTAACTAATTTAAAAAAAGATTTTAAAATCATGAGCGTTGAAGATCTTCTTCCATATGGTTTTTCTGGAGAAGAATTAGATGATAAAAATTCTGATAATTGATGAAAATAATGAACAAAGATCATATTTAAAAGAAGTTTTAATAAATTCGACGATATTGGATGATGAAATAGATGTATATGAAGCATCAAATGGTTTAGAGGGGTTAAAAATGGCTCAGTATAATGAGCCAAATATTGTTATATTAGAGCAACAATTAAAGGAAATAGATGGTATAACACTTTGTAAAGAATTAGCAAGTAAAAAAGATATACCAATAATATTTTTAACAGCAATACGAGATAATGAAATAAAAGAACAAGCATTTAGAGCTGGCGCATCAGATTATTTAATAAAACCAACACATCCATATGAATTATTAATTAGAATAAAAAAACATTATGATTTTTATATGCTTCAGAAAAAATTAAAGGATACATTAGAAAATTATGAAAAAGATATAAAAATAGCTAGAATAGTACAAAAAGGGTTATTGCCGAAAAATAAAAAAAATGATAATGTAGTATTTGATTATATATATATTTCATCTCATTATACATCAGGTGATATGCTAGATGTAATCCAATTAGATGATGATAAGGTTTTTGTATACGTGTATGATATATCCGGACATGGAGTTACATCAGCACTATTATCAATTATTGTTAAACAAGAAATAGAACAAATAATAAAAGAAGAATACAATTTAAAGGATATAGTATTAAAACTAGAAAAAAGAACAAAAGAACATTTTTTTGACGGTAGATATTTTACAGGTATATTTGCTATTATATCTAAGAATGAGATCGAATATATTAATATAGCTCATAGGGAAATGATATTTTTGAAAAATAGAGAAATAGAAATAGATAGCGAAACAGATTTTCCTATGGGAGTTGGATTAATACATAAAGATAATTTGCATGTGCATAAAAAGAAGATAGATAATGATACGATGATATTATTATATACAGATGGATTATTAGAAGTAAAAGACTTTGATGAAAATTCATTATATAATTTATTATCTAATATAAAAAACAATGATCCAGAAGATATAATGCATACTATAAGAACTGCAATTAATCTTTATTTAGATTATAATTATCCAAATGACGATATAACTGTTTTGGGATTAAAAATACTTTAGGAGGAAACAATATGAGTTTAGAACATCTAGAAGAAAAACAATTAAAGGAAGAAAAAATTTTTTCTGGAGTGTTATTAGACGTTAGAAAAAGCACTGTAGAATTGCCAAATGGAAAAGAATCAACTAGAGAATATGTTGTTCATCCAGGAGCTGTTGCAGTTTTGCCAGTTGAAGGTGAGTATGTATATTTAGTTGAACAATATAGATTCCCAATTAGAAACAGTTTATTAGAGATTCCAGCAGGGAAATTTGATAAACCAGGTGAAGAACCTTTAGAATGTGGTAAAAGAGAATTAGAAGAGGAAATAGGTAAAAAAGCAAAAACATGGGAATATTTAGGATATATATACACCACTCCAGGTTTTTCTAATGAAGTTATACACCTTTATTTAGCAAAAGATTTCGAAAATACAGAAATGAATTTAGATGAAGATGAATTTTTAGAAGTAAAGAAATTAAAGATAGATGAATTCGAAAATATGATAATGAAAAATGAAATTACAGACGCTAAAACTATAGCAGCGTACACAAGAGCAAAATTATTAGGAGGGATATAAAATGGTTAGGGTAAGATTTGCACCAAGTCCAACAGGTTTTTTACATGTAGGAGGAGCAAGAACTGCATTATATAATTATTTATTTGCAAAAAAGCATAATGGTACATTTGTTTTGAGAATTGAAGATACAGATATTGAAAGATCAACAAAAGAATCAGAAGATCAATTAATAGAAGCTTTAACATGGTTGGGTTTAGATTGGGATGAAGGACCAAATGTAAAAGGTGAATATGGACCATATAGACAAAGTGAAAGAACATATATATACAAACAAATGACTGAAAAATTAATTAATGAAGGGAAAGCATATTATTCATATGTATATCCTGAAGAAATGGAAGAAATAAAAGAAAAATTAGCTAAAGAAGGTAAACCACCACATTATTCATATGAATTATTAGAACCATATAATACTGAAGAAAGAAAAAAAGAATTTGCTGAAAAAGGATTAAATCCAGTAGTATTTTTTAAAATGCCAAGGAAAGCATTTTCAATTAATGATTTAATTAAAGGGCCAGTAACATTTGGGGAAGGTGCAATTGGAGATTTTATTATCATGAGAAGCAATGGATTACCTACATATAATTATGCAGTTGTTATAGATGATATGACAATGGAAATTACTCATGTAATTAGAGGAGATGATCACTTATCCAATACATTAAGACAGGTAGCATTATATGAAGCTTTTGGTGTAAAAGTACCAGAATTTGCACATGTTTCAATGATTTTAGGACCAGATGGAAAAAAATTATCCAAAAGACATGGAGCAACATCTGTTGAAGAGTTTAGGAATAAGGGGTATTTACCAGAAGCATTAGTAAATTATTTGGCATTATTAGGATGGTCTCACCCTGAAGGAAAAGAAGTAATGCCATTAGAAGAAATGATAGAAAACTTTGATTTAAATAGAGTAAATTCTAGTCCAGCTATTTTTGATAATGAAAAATTAAAATGGATGAATGGTGTATATATTAGACAAGCGAATTTAGATAGAATAGTAAAATTATCAAAACCATTCATTATTGAAAAAGGATTATTAACAGAAGAACAATTTGAAAATAATAAAAAATGGGTAACAGAAGCAGTTGATATTGTAAGAGAATCTGTTGAAGATTTATCTCAAATCCCTGAAAGATTAGAAATATTCTTAAAAGATTTCGAAGCTGATTTAGAAAATGAAGAGTTAAAAGCATTTTTAGAAGAAGATGGAGTAAAAAATACAATTAAATTAATACATGAAAAAATTTTAAATGATCCTGATTGGAAAGTTGAAACAATCTTAAAGAATATAAAAGAAGCTATGAAAGAAGCAAAACCTAAAAAGAAACCATTCTATATGTCATTAAGAAAAATATTAACAGATTCTTTTGAAGGACCTGATCTAGTAAAAACTATTCATTTAATAGGAAGGAATAGGGTTTTACAAAGATTAGAAAGAGTGGTGGCAAGATGGTAAATATTAAAATTTTTGACACGTTAAAAGGAGATTTGGTGGATTTTGAGCCCATTGAAAAAAATCATGTTAGAATGTATGTTTGTGGCCCAACAATATACAATTTAATTCATGTTGGAAATGCAAGACCTATGATTGTTTTTGATGCATTTAGAAGATTTTTAGAGTATGTTGGGTACAAGGTAACTATGGTTCAAAATTTTACAGATATCGATGATAAGATAATAAATAAAGCTAATGAAGAAGGAGTTCCTTTTGAAGAAATAGCAGAAAGATATATAGTTGAATATTGGAAAGACTCATATAATTTAAGAATAAGAGCTGCAAATTATCATCCTAAAACATCTAATTATGTTTCAGAAATAATAGAATTTATAGAAGATCTTATAAAAAAAGGATTTGCATACGAATCAGCAGGAGATGTGTATTTTGATGTTTCAAAATTTGAAAAATATGGAGAATTATCTCATAGAAATCCAGATGATATGATATCTGGAGCTAGAATTGAAATATCAGATAAAAAGAAAAACCCATTAGATTTTACATTATGGAAAGCTGCTAAAGAAGGAGAACCATATTGGGAAAGTCCTTGGGGAAAAGGAAGACCAGGTTGGCACATTGAATGTTCAGTAATGTCTAATTGTCTCCTTGGTGATACTTTTGATATACATGCTGGTGGAAATGATTTAGTATTCCCACATCATGAAAATGAAAAAGCACAATCAGAAGCAAGACATGGAAAAACTTTTGCAAAATATTGGATGCATAATGGTATGATTAAATTTTCCGGAGAGAAAATGTCAAAATCTATTGGTAATATATGGTTAGTTAGAGAATTAGTAAAAACATATGATGCTGATACTATTAAAACATTTATATTGTCAAAACATTATAGAACACCACTTGACTTTACAGAAGAAGGACTAAATGCACAAAAGAAATCTGTGAAAAGAGTAAATGATGCATTAAAAAGAGTAGAAGAAAAATATAATGATCATGTTCCATATATTCCAAAATCTGATTATATGAAAGAAAAAATAAAAGAATTTATTGATTATTTATCTTTAGATTTCAATACACCTAAAGCTATAGCATTAATATTTGATTTAGTAAATGAATTAAATAAAACTGATAAAGAACAAAGAGTATTAGAAATATATCATTTAATAAGAAATGAGTTTGGACCAGTTTTAGGTATTTTTGAATTACCAACAAAAGAAGAAAAAGCATTAAAAACAGAAGAATTAATGAACATATTAATTGATGTTAGAAATGCTTTAAGAAAAGAAAAGAATTTCCAATTAAGTGATTATATTAGAGATACATTAAAAGGTGTTGGAATAATATTAAAAGATACACCGGAGGGAACTAAATACGAAATAGAATAATCAAAATAAATAATCGAGGCAATGCCTCGATTATTTATTTTTATGAAATATTCTTCATGATGATTTGACAAGTGTAAAAAATGTGTTATAATTGTAAAGAAATAGAAAAAAATGGAGGTAGGGTGATGAACTGCGAAAATGATATTTTATCTAATTTTGAGTTAATGGCTGAGCTATCCACAAAGTTTACTGGTGAAGAAAATGAAAAAGAGTTTATGAAAAAATTATTATCTGTTGCTGTAGAAAGTATTCCAGAAGCAGAAGCTGGAACAATATGGCTTATAGATAATACATTGTATAAGGCAGTAGCTGGATATAATTATAATGAAAAGATTATAGAAAATTTAATAGTTCCATTAGAAGATTCATATATCTATAATCACATAGATAGAGAAGATATAATTGAAATTGATTCATTTGAAGAATATAAAAGCCCATCACAAATTTTTAAAGAAAGCATTTTTATGCTACATGAAAAACATGAAAAGATGATAACTTTAGCCTATCCACTAAAAGTAGGTAATAAAATTAAAGGTCATATATATATAGATAATTTCAAATTAAACAAATTTAGTGAAACAGCTAAAAAATCATTAAAAATATTTGGTAGTTTCGCTTCAACTTTTTTAACTTTAAAAGCTTTGAGAGATGAAGAGAAAAGCGCAAATGAATTAAATAGAATTTATTTAAGTTTTATAACACATGAGATAAGAACGCCTTTAACATCAATTCTTGGATATGCTGAAGGTATTTTAAGAAGCAAAAATGATTTATCAAAAGATGAAATAGTTGATTTAGTAAAAAAAATATATTTAAGTTCAAAACATATGAATTCATTAATATCTGATCTTTCAACATTTAATAAATTAAATAGAGAAGAAGAATTAAATATTGCTGAATTACATTTAAAATTTTTAATATATGAATCAATATCTATAGTAGAACCTCAACTTTCTCCGGAGGTTGAATTGAATATAAAATTTGGAGAAGATATTCCAGAAATGATAGAAACTGATCCAGTGAAAATGAAGCAAATATTAGTAAATATTGTTGGAAATGCAATAAAATATACCGATGAAGGGTATGTGAATGTAAAAATTGATTTTGATGAAAAGACAAAAGAATATATTATTATAGTTGAAGATAGTGGACCAGGAATGCCAAAAGAAAAGTTAAATGAAATATTTAAACCATTTGTAAGACTTGCTAAAAATAAACCTGGAAGTGGTTTGGGATTAGCTATAGTAAAGAAGCTAATTGAGCAATTAAAAGGAAGAATTAGTATAGATTCAGAAGTTAATAAAGGTACTACTGTAGAATTAAGATTTCCACAACATATATAAATTAACCCCCTGGACTTTTTCCAGGGGGTTATTATTATCCTTTTTTATCTAAAGCTAATTTATCTTCGTTATTAGCATATCTTTTCATTCTTGTTTCGTAATTATATACTCCACGTTTAGAAGGATATTTTTCTGCATATCCTCTTTCATACCATAATTTTTCTGCATATTCTTTCCAACCTTCTGCTAATTTATCAATCTCTGGAGCTAACTCAGTAACTACTTTTTCACTTCCAGGATGTTGAGGAATAGCATTAAATTTCTTTACCATTGATCTAAATACCTTTGGATTATCAATAATTGGACATGGTCTGAATAAATTATTTGAATATGGTATTGTTCTCTTATATGCTTCAAAGAATGGAGATTTTATGATTTCTATAATTGATTTTTCTCTTATATTGTCAACAGCAAATTGTTGGAATACACATGGTTCTGCATATCCTTTAGCGTTTATGTGTAAGTATTTAGCTCCAGCTGCTAAACAACCATGAGTTAAGAAACCATGGTTCCAGAAGTCTGCAACAAATGCAAACTCTCCTCCAAGTCTTTTCTTTTCAGTAACTTCAAATCTTTCATATCTTTGTTCTGGGGTTGGAACAAGATCCATTGTTGGATCCATACCTACAGGCATGAATTGATAAATCCAAACATAAGCTACATTATTTTCTTTTAAGAAATTCCAGAATTCATCGCTCATTATTAAATCGTGATTTTTTCTTGTTGCTGTTACTGATGCACCATATATTACGCCATATTTAGTCAATAATTCCCAAGCATTTAATACCTTCTTAAATACACCTTTACCTCTTCTCCAGTCAGTCATTTCTTCAAAACCTTCAACTGAAATGGATAATGTAGCATTACCTAATTCGGCTAATCTCTTTGCTTTTTCTTCATCAATTAAAGTACCATTAGTATAAATCATGAAATATGAATCGTTGAATTCTTCTAACATTTCAAATAAATGTGGATAAATAAATGGTTCTCCACCAGTAATTACAAAGAAATATATACCTAATTCATTAAATTGTCTAATTACACTAAATAATTCATCTTTAGATAATTGATATTTATGACCATATAACCCAGCGTAACAACCTACACATCTTAAATTACATGCATATGTTGGACTGATAACTGCTAATTTAGGTAAAACAACTTCATGTTCATGCATTTTTTCTTGTCTTACCTTTTCGCCAACAGCAAATTCGTTTATAATAAGGTTATTAACGATTTTTTCTACAACCTTAGGATTTGCTTTTTTAAATGTTTGAGACCAATTAACTAACATTGGATCTCTATTTTCTGCCCCTTCAGCTAATTTTCTTAATCCGCTTTTTGCAGGTTCTTTGGCGAAATTAGCCAATGTTCTTAATAATTTACCTAAATCTTCCACTTCTGCATTTCTCACAACATTTGTTACTAATTTAGCTGATTGCTTCATCATCATACTTTTCATACTATCAAGGATTTTCATATAAATCCCTCCTTAGTAAAAATTTATTTAAGATATAATTTTTCCTATAATATATTCTAAAGATGGACATAATTCACCTTCTTCAAATTCAACACCAACTGACTTATAAATACCAATACCATCAATCATTGCTTGTAATATAATAGCTATAGTTTTATTTGGTACAAATTCTGACCAAAGTTCAAATAATTGAGAATAATATTCATGAAATAATTCTCCGAGCTCTTTAATTCTTTTTTTATTATGAATAGAATTTATTAAAATCTCAAAAAGTCTTAAAAGATCATCAGATGGAAATTCTTTTATTATTTTTGAATATAATTTAATAACAGCTTTAGCTTTTTCTTCTTTTGAAGTTTCTTTTGGTATTAATTTTCCAATATAATTTTTCAATCTTTCTACTAATATTCCAAAAGCTGTAATTATTAAAGTGTCTTTGCTATCAAAGTATAAATATAATGTCCCTTTAGAAACTCCTGTTTCTCTAGCTACATCATCCATTGTAAAACTTGATAATCCTTTTGAGATAATTAAATCTAAAGCATTTTCAGCAATTTCTTTTTTTCTTTGTTCTTTATATGCATTTTTTTTGTTTTTAATGTCAGATACCATAATACCACCCCTATGACTGACTGGTTAGTCAACTATATTATAATACTTTTTACAAATAGTTTCAAATATGACATAATAAGTCATAAAATTGAACTGTCAGTATATAAGATTTTAAAAAAAGCATATAATAAAAATTTTGGAGTATATTTTACTGACTGACTGGTTAGTCGATATTTTTGTCGTTCTTTAATCAAATTGTTACATAAGAATAATCACAGGATATTTAATATAATATATAATATTAGTAGAAATATTAACCCGCCGGGGGAGCTCCTATTCCGGAGCTGAGATTAAGGTGGAAGCCTTAGACCCCAGCACCTGATCCGGGTAATACCGGCGTAGGGAGAGCGGAATCAAAAATAATTGCGCCTTCCGAGCCGGAAGGCGCTTTTAATTTATATTATAAGGAGGTAATTATATGAAGAGAGTATTATTATTAATGATTAGCATTATTATTATTTCATTTGTATTTGCTGAATCTTTGACAGTTTATGTGTATGATAGTTTAGATTGGATAAAAAAAGGTACTATACAAAAATTTGAAAAAATGTATGGTGTAGATGTTAATGTTGTGGTATTAGGAGATGGAGGAAATGTATTAGCTAGGTTAAAAATGGAAAAGAAAAATCCAAAGGCAGATGTTGTAATTGGATTAGATCAATCATTATCAGTATTGGCTATTAATGAAGATTTAATTATGTCATATAAACCATTAAATATTAGTAAAATAAAAAGTGATGATCTTATATATGACAAAACATACCATTTAATACCATATGACTATGGTGCAATAGCAATAGTATATGACCCTGAAAAATTAGATGTTGTTCCTAAATCATTTGAAGATTTGACAAAGATGAATAAGAAACTTATTATTCAAGATCCAAGAACATCTTCTACAGGACAAGCATTTCTATTATGGACAATTGCAGTATACAAAGATCAATGGAAAGATTTTTGGAAAAGATTAAAACCTGCTATATTAACAGTAACTCCTGGCTGGAGTGAAGCTTTTGCAAAATTTGAATCTGGAGAAGCTCCTATGATGGTTAGTTATGCTACAGATGGAGCATATTCATATTATTATTATAATTCTACAAAGTACAAGGCATTTATTCCAGAAGAAGGCGCATACGTTCAGATTGAAGGTGCAGGAATAGTTAAAGGAAGTAAAAATATAGAATTAGCTAAAAGGTTTATAGAATTTATATTATTTGATGAATTCCAAAAAGAAATTCCTTTAAATCAATGGATGTTCCCAGTAA encodes the following:
- the cysS gene encoding cysteine--tRNA ligase, with translation MKIFDTLKGDLVDFEPIEKNHVRMYVCGPTIYNLIHVGNARPMIVFDAFRRFLEYVGYKVTMVQNFTDIDDKIINKANEEGVPFEEIAERYIVEYWKDSYNLRIRAANYHPKTSNYVSEIIEFIEDLIKKGFAYESAGDVYFDVSKFEKYGELSHRNPDDMISGARIEISDKKKNPLDFTLWKAAKEGEPYWESPWGKGRPGWHIECSVMSNCLLGDTFDIHAGGNDLVFPHHENEKAQSEARHGKTFAKYWMHNGMIKFSGEKMSKSIGNIWLVRELVKTYDADTIKTFILSKHYRTPLDFTEEGLNAQKKSVKRVNDALKRVEEKYNDHVPYIPKSDYMKEKIKEFIDYLSLDFNTPKAIALIFDLVNELNKTDKEQRVLEIYHLIRNEFGPVLGIFELPTKEEKALKTEELMNILIDVRNALRKEKNFQLSDYIRDTLKGVGIILKDTPEGTKYEIE
- a CDS encoding GAF domain-containing sensor histidine kinase, with the translated sequence MNCENDILSNFELMAELSTKFTGEENEKEFMKKLLSVAVESIPEAEAGTIWLIDNTLYKAVAGYNYNEKIIENLIVPLEDSYIYNHIDREDIIEIDSFEEYKSPSQIFKESIFMLHEKHEKMITLAYPLKVGNKIKGHIYIDNFKLNKFSETAKKSLKIFGSFASTFLTLKALRDEEKSANELNRIYLSFITHEIRTPLTSILGYAEGILRSKNDLSKDEIVDLVKKIYLSSKHMNSLISDLSTFNKLNREEELNIAELHLKFLIYESISIVEPQLSPEVELNIKFGEDIPEMIETDPVKMKQILVNIVGNAIKYTDEGYVNVKIDFDEKTKEYIIIVEDSGPGMPKEKLNEIFKPFVRLAKNKPGSGLGLAIVKKLIEQLKGRISIDSEVNKGTTVELRFPQHI
- a CDS encoding TetR/AcrR family transcriptional regulator; the protein is MVSDIKNKKNAYKEQRKKEIAENALDLIISKGLSSFTMDDVARETGVSKGTLYLYFDSKDTLIITAFGILVERLKNYIGKLIPKETSKEEKAKAVIKLYSKIIKEFPSDDLLRLFEILINSIHNKKRIKELGELFHEYYSQLFELWSEFVPNKTIAIILQAMIDGIGIYKSVGVEFEEGELCPSLEYIIGKIIS
- the gltX gene encoding glutamate--tRNA ligase gives rise to the protein MVRVRFAPSPTGFLHVGGARTALYNYLFAKKHNGTFVLRIEDTDIERSTKESEDQLIEALTWLGLDWDEGPNVKGEYGPYRQSERTYIYKQMTEKLINEGKAYYSYVYPEEMEEIKEKLAKEGKPPHYSYELLEPYNTEERKKEFAEKGLNPVVFFKMPRKAFSINDLIKGPVTFGEGAIGDFIIMRSNGLPTYNYAVVIDDMTMEITHVIRGDDHLSNTLRQVALYEAFGVKVPEFAHVSMILGPDGKKLSKRHGATSVEEFRNKGYLPEALVNYLALLGWSHPEGKEVMPLEEMIENFDLNRVNSSPAIFDNEKLKWMNGVYIRQANLDRIVKLSKPFIIEKGLLTEEQFENNKKWVTEAVDIVRESVEDLSQIPERLEIFLKDFEADLENEELKAFLEEDGVKNTIKLIHEKILNDPDWKVETILKNIKEAMKEAKPKKKPFYMSLRKILTDSFEGPDLVKTIHLIGRNRVLQRLERVVARW
- a CDS encoding radical SAM protein; amino-acid sequence: MKILDSMKSMMMKQSAKLVTNVVRNAEVEDLGKLLRTLANFAKEPAKSGLRKLAEGAENRDPMLVNWSQTFKKANPKVVEKIVNNLIINEFAVGEKVRQEKMHEHEVVLPKLAVISPTYACNLRCVGCYAGLYGHKYQLSKDELFSVIRQFNELGIYFFVITGGEPFIYPHLFEMLEEFNDSYFMIYTNGTLIDEEKAKRLAELGNATLSISVEGFEEMTDWRRGKGVFKKVLNAWELLTKYGVIYGASVTATRKNHDLIMSDEFWNFLKENNVAYVWIYQFMPVGMDPTMDLVPTPEQRYERFEVTEKKRLGGEFAFVADFWNHGFLTHGCLAAGAKYLHINAKGYAEPCVFQQFAVDNIREKSIIEIIKSPFFEAYKRTIPYSNNLFRPCPIIDNPKVFRSMVKKFNAIPQHPGSEKVVTELAPEIDKLAEGWKEYAEKLWYERGYAEKYPSKRGVYNYETRMKRYANNEDKLALDKKG